A window from Centropristis striata isolate RG_2023a ecotype Rhode Island chromosome 4, C.striata_1.0, whole genome shotgun sequence encodes these proteins:
- the LOC131969737 gene encoding vascular endothelial zinc finger 1-like isoform X3 — MEPSWSTFLFQQANEALHHQHQVAGNSLLPLLSSGTEPPDQKPVLPIPLDQKPPVSAAELLKDNVASGTGGGGSPVTVVKKEPKSKTPFICGYCNKAFRDSYHLRRHESCHTGIKMVSRPKKTQTAPTMVPLISTVPRENSGNPSYITTVAGILTTATTSTSTGASIMTPMQHQQQQSIPKKPPKPVKKNHGCDMCGKAFRDVYHLNRHKLSHSDEKPFECPICQQRFKRKDRMTYHVRSHDGGVHKPYICSVCGKGFSRPDHLSCHVKHVHSSERPFKCQVTACTSAFATKDRLRSHMIRHEGKVTCNICGKMLSAAYITSHLKTHGQASFSNPCNNKDANNVHNNSATTTPVTNSAAITSAVNRGGVSSNPVTIAAQMNITTSTVNITSPVNLQHPVTITGPVNLASVNIPTTGHMNIAHPVAITSPMPMNITGPLNIAMRPMESMPFLSQVLPSSPPW; from the exons CAGGCCAATGAAGCTCTGCATCACCAGCACCAAGTAGCCGGGAACAGCCTCTTGCCTTTGCTAAGTTCTGGCACAGAGCCACCTGATCAGAAACCAGTGCTGCCCATTCCCTTAGACCAGAAACCCCCTGTCAGTGCTGCAGAACTTCTCAAAGACAATGTGGCTAGTGGGACTGGGGGTGGAGGGTCTCCAGTTACTGTGGTCAAAAAGGAGCCCAAATCAAAGACACCCTTCATCTGTGGCTACTGCAACAAAGCTTTCCGGGACAGCTACCACCTCCGGCGGCACGAGTCTTGCCACACTGGCATTAAGATGGTTTCGCGGCCTAAGAAAACGCAAACAGCCCCCACCATGGTGCCCCTTATATCCACTGTACCACGTGAAAATAGTGGAAACCCGTCATACATTACTACTGTAGCTGGTATCCTGACTACAGCCACCACGTCAACATCCACAGGCGCCAGCATCATGACGCCAATGCAACACCAACAGCAGCAAAGCATCCCTAAGAAGCCCCCCAAACCAGTGAAAAAGAATCACGGTTGTGACATGTGTGGTAAGGCCTTCAGAGATGTGTATCACTTGAACCGCCACAAGCTGTCGCACTCTGATGAGAAGCCATTCGAGTGTCCCATCTGCCAGCAGAGGTTCAAGAGGAAGGATCGTATGACATACCATGTCCGCTCCCATGATGGCGGAGTTCACAAGCCTTACATCTGCTCCGTCTGCGGGAAGGGCTTCTCCAG ACCTGATCACCTAAGCTGTCATGTCAAGCATGTCCATTCCTCAGAGAGGCCATTTAAGTGCCAAGTAACG GCATGTACCTCCGCCTTCGCTACCAAAGACCGTCTGCGCTCCCACATGATCAGGCATGAAGGCAAAGTGACCTGCAACATCTGTGGCAAAATGCTTAGTGCAGCCTACATCACAAGTCACCTCAAGACACATGGCCAGGCCAGCTTCAGCAACCCATGTAACAATAAAG ATGCCAACAATGTGCACAACAACTCCGCCACTACGACACCAGTCACCAACTCGGCAGCCATCACCTCAGCTGTGAACCGCGGAGGCGTTTCCAGCAACCCCGTCACCATCGCTGCTCAGATGAACATCACGACCAGCACGGTCAACATCACATCACCGGTCAACCTGCAGCACCCCGTCACCATCACTGGCCCCGTGAACCTGGCCTCCGTCAACATCCCTACAACGGGACACATGAATATCGCCCACCCAGTGGCTATCACCTCTCCCATGCCCATGAATATCACTGGGCCACTCAACATTGCCATGAGGCCCATGGAGAGCATGCCTTTTCTATCCCAAGTTctgccttcctctcctccttggtag
- the LOC131969737 gene encoding vascular endothelial zinc finger 1-like isoform X1, whose product MEPSWSTFLFQQANEALHHQHQVAGNSLLPLLSSGTEPPDQKPVLPIPLDQKPPVSAAELLKDNVASGTGGGGSPVTVVKKEPKSKTPFICGYCNKAFRDSYHLRRHESCHTGIKMVSRPKKTQTAPTMVPLISTVPRENSGNPSYITTVAGILTTATTSTSTGASIMTPMQHQQQQSIPKKPPKPVKKNHGCDMCGKAFRDVYHLNRHKLSHSDEKPFECPICQQRFKRKDRMTYHVRSHDGGVHKPYICSVCGKGFSRPDHLSCHVKHVHSSERPFKCQVTACTSAFATKDRLRSHMIRHEGKVTCNICGKMLSAAYITSHLKTHGQASFSNPCNNKGISDWQWNHSGPRKGELTVGEILNNSFQVLIDNSHKDANNVHNNSATTTPVTNSAAITSAVNRGGVSSNPVTIAAQMNITTSTVNITSPVNLQHPVTITGPVNLASVNIPTTGHMNIAHPVAITSPMPMNITGPLNIAMRPMESMPFLSQVLPSSPPW is encoded by the exons CAGGCCAATGAAGCTCTGCATCACCAGCACCAAGTAGCCGGGAACAGCCTCTTGCCTTTGCTAAGTTCTGGCACAGAGCCACCTGATCAGAAACCAGTGCTGCCCATTCCCTTAGACCAGAAACCCCCTGTCAGTGCTGCAGAACTTCTCAAAGACAATGTGGCTAGTGGGACTGGGGGTGGAGGGTCTCCAGTTACTGTGGTCAAAAAGGAGCCCAAATCAAAGACACCCTTCATCTGTGGCTACTGCAACAAAGCTTTCCGGGACAGCTACCACCTCCGGCGGCACGAGTCTTGCCACACTGGCATTAAGATGGTTTCGCGGCCTAAGAAAACGCAAACAGCCCCCACCATGGTGCCCCTTATATCCACTGTACCACGTGAAAATAGTGGAAACCCGTCATACATTACTACTGTAGCTGGTATCCTGACTACAGCCACCACGTCAACATCCACAGGCGCCAGCATCATGACGCCAATGCAACACCAACAGCAGCAAAGCATCCCTAAGAAGCCCCCCAAACCAGTGAAAAAGAATCACGGTTGTGACATGTGTGGTAAGGCCTTCAGAGATGTGTATCACTTGAACCGCCACAAGCTGTCGCACTCTGATGAGAAGCCATTCGAGTGTCCCATCTGCCAGCAGAGGTTCAAGAGGAAGGATCGTATGACATACCATGTCCGCTCCCATGATGGCGGAGTTCACAAGCCTTACATCTGCTCCGTCTGCGGGAAGGGCTTCTCCAG ACCTGATCACCTAAGCTGTCATGTCAAGCATGTCCATTCCTCAGAGAGGCCATTTAAGTGCCAAGTAACG GCATGTACCTCCGCCTTCGCTACCAAAGACCGTCTGCGCTCCCACATGATCAGGCATGAAGGCAAAGTGACCTGCAACATCTGTGGCAAAATGCTTAGTGCAGCCTACATCACAAGTCACCTCAAGACACATGGCCAGGCCAGCTTCAGCAACCCATGTAACAATAAAG GCATAAGTGACTGGCAGTGGAACCACTCAGGGCCACGAAAAG GTGAGTTGACGGTAGGAGAGATTTTAAATAACTCCTTCCAAGTCCTAATTGACAACTCTCACAAAG ATGCCAACAATGTGCACAACAACTCCGCCACTACGACACCAGTCACCAACTCGGCAGCCATCACCTCAGCTGTGAACCGCGGAGGCGTTTCCAGCAACCCCGTCACCATCGCTGCTCAGATGAACATCACGACCAGCACGGTCAACATCACATCACCGGTCAACCTGCAGCACCCCGTCACCATCACTGGCCCCGTGAACCTGGCCTCCGTCAACATCCCTACAACGGGACACATGAATATCGCCCACCCAGTGGCTATCACCTCTCCCATGCCCATGAATATCACTGGGCCACTCAACATTGCCATGAGGCCCATGGAGAGCATGCCTTTTCTATCCCAAGTTctgccttcctctcctccttggtag
- the LOC131969737 gene encoding vascular endothelial zinc finger 1-like isoform X2, with the protein MEPSWSTFLFQQANEALHHQHQVAGNSLLPLLSSGTEPPDQKPVLPIPLDQKPPVSAAELLKDNVASGTGGGGSPVTVVKKEPKSKTPFICGYCNKAFRDSYHLRRHESCHTGIKMVSRPKKTQTAPTMVPLISTVPRENSGNPSYITTVAGILTTATTSTSTGASIMTPMQHQQQQSIPKKPPKPVKKNHGCDMCGKAFRDVYHLNRHKLSHSDEKPFECPICQQRFKRKDRMTYHVRSHDGGVHKPYICSVCGKGFSRPDHLSCHVKHVHSSERPFKCQVTACTSAFATKDRLRSHMIRHEGKVTCNICGKMLSAAYITSHLKTHGQASFSNPCNNKGISDWQWNHSGPRKDANNVHNNSATTTPVTNSAAITSAVNRGGVSSNPVTIAAQMNITTSTVNITSPVNLQHPVTITGPVNLASVNIPTTGHMNIAHPVAITSPMPMNITGPLNIAMRPMESMPFLSQVLPSSPPW; encoded by the exons CAGGCCAATGAAGCTCTGCATCACCAGCACCAAGTAGCCGGGAACAGCCTCTTGCCTTTGCTAAGTTCTGGCACAGAGCCACCTGATCAGAAACCAGTGCTGCCCATTCCCTTAGACCAGAAACCCCCTGTCAGTGCTGCAGAACTTCTCAAAGACAATGTGGCTAGTGGGACTGGGGGTGGAGGGTCTCCAGTTACTGTGGTCAAAAAGGAGCCCAAATCAAAGACACCCTTCATCTGTGGCTACTGCAACAAAGCTTTCCGGGACAGCTACCACCTCCGGCGGCACGAGTCTTGCCACACTGGCATTAAGATGGTTTCGCGGCCTAAGAAAACGCAAACAGCCCCCACCATGGTGCCCCTTATATCCACTGTACCACGTGAAAATAGTGGAAACCCGTCATACATTACTACTGTAGCTGGTATCCTGACTACAGCCACCACGTCAACATCCACAGGCGCCAGCATCATGACGCCAATGCAACACCAACAGCAGCAAAGCATCCCTAAGAAGCCCCCCAAACCAGTGAAAAAGAATCACGGTTGTGACATGTGTGGTAAGGCCTTCAGAGATGTGTATCACTTGAACCGCCACAAGCTGTCGCACTCTGATGAGAAGCCATTCGAGTGTCCCATCTGCCAGCAGAGGTTCAAGAGGAAGGATCGTATGACATACCATGTCCGCTCCCATGATGGCGGAGTTCACAAGCCTTACATCTGCTCCGTCTGCGGGAAGGGCTTCTCCAG ACCTGATCACCTAAGCTGTCATGTCAAGCATGTCCATTCCTCAGAGAGGCCATTTAAGTGCCAAGTAACG GCATGTACCTCCGCCTTCGCTACCAAAGACCGTCTGCGCTCCCACATGATCAGGCATGAAGGCAAAGTGACCTGCAACATCTGTGGCAAAATGCTTAGTGCAGCCTACATCACAAGTCACCTCAAGACACATGGCCAGGCCAGCTTCAGCAACCCATGTAACAATAAAG GCATAAGTGACTGGCAGTGGAACCACTCAGGGCCACGAAAAG ATGCCAACAATGTGCACAACAACTCCGCCACTACGACACCAGTCACCAACTCGGCAGCCATCACCTCAGCTGTGAACCGCGGAGGCGTTTCCAGCAACCCCGTCACCATCGCTGCTCAGATGAACATCACGACCAGCACGGTCAACATCACATCACCGGTCAACCTGCAGCACCCCGTCACCATCACTGGCCCCGTGAACCTGGCCTCCGTCAACATCCCTACAACGGGACACATGAATATCGCCCACCCAGTGGCTATCACCTCTCCCATGCCCATGAATATCACTGGGCCACTCAACATTGCCATGAGGCCCATGGAGAGCATGCCTTTTCTATCCCAAGTTctgccttcctctcctccttggtag